A stretch of the Streptomyces sp. NBC_00078 genome encodes the following:
- a CDS encoding DUF1003 domain-containing protein — translation MGAKANRSGVRIVHEQALFTRIRGTQDRIADAITAFAGTMQFVYLHGLWFAVWIVCNEGVFGDGAVWDPYPFGLLTMIVSLEAIFLSTFVMVSQNRQAARENVRADLDFETNVRSEVWSVHMGQALGVDPAEVERRVQELLAENRARMNGTARPSD, via the coding sequence ATGGGCGCCAAGGCGAACCGGTCGGGTGTGCGGATCGTGCACGAGCAGGCCCTCTTCACGCGGATACGCGGGACCCAGGACCGGATCGCGGACGCGATCACCGCCTTCGCCGGAACGATGCAGTTCGTGTATCTGCACGGCCTGTGGTTCGCGGTGTGGATCGTGTGCAACGAAGGGGTGTTCGGCGACGGGGCGGTCTGGGATCCGTACCCCTTCGGACTGCTCACCATGATCGTCAGCCTGGAGGCGATCTTCCTGTCCACCTTCGTGATGGTCAGCCAGAACCGTCAGGCGGCCCGCGAGAACGTACGCGCCGACCTGGACTTCGAGACCAACGTGCGCTCGGAGGTGTGGTCCGTCCACATGGGCCAAGCCCTCGGCGTCGACCCCGCGGAGGTCGAGCGACGTGTTCAGGAGCTCCTCGCGGAGAACCGCGCCCGGATGAACGGCACCGCCCGGCCCTCGGACTGA
- a CDS encoding Tex family protein encodes MTTPGSSGSINVGSIEGRIAEELGVRERQVKAAVELLDGGSTVPFIARYRKEATEMLDDAQLRTLEERLRYLRELEERRTAILTSVREQGKLTEELEAQIRGAETKARLEDIYLPYKPKRRTKAQIAREAGLEPLAEGLLSDPTVEPLAAAAAFVDADKGVADPQAALDGARAILTERFSEDADLIGELRERMWVRGRLAAKVRDGKEEAGAKFADYFDFAEPYTELPSHRILAMLRGEKEEVLDLVLEPEEPTDGPSSYEGIVAHRFQIADRGRPGDKWLTDTVRWAWRTRILVHLGIDLRLRLRTAAEDEAVRVFATNLRDLLLAAPAGTRGTLGLDPGFRTGVKVAVVDATGKVVATDVIHPHVPANKWDEAIARLARLSKEHAVDLIAIGNGTASRETDKLAGELIAKHPELNLTKVMVSEAGASVYSASAFASQELPDMDVSLRGAVSIARRLQDPLAELVKIDPKSIGVGQYQHDLSEVKLSRSLDAVVEDCVNGVGVDVNTASAPLLARVSGITSGLAENIVAHRDANGPFKSRTQLKGVARLGPKAYEQCAGFLRIRGGDDPLDASSVHPEAYPVVRRMVKTSGQDVAALIGNTATLRSLKPGDFVDESFGLPTVTDILKELEKPGRDPRPAFRTATFKEGVEKIADLSSGMVLEGVVTNVAAFGAFVDVGVHQDGLVHVSAMSKTFVKDPRDVVKSGDIVKVKVLDIDIPRKRISLTLRLDDEAAERGQQQGGGDDRPQRGGRPPQQRQGQRQSQGQGQRQSQGQGQRQGGRGGQGGGSRQAAPPANSAMADALRKAGLLNPKNGKR; translated from the coding sequence GTGACGACACCCGGGTCCAGCGGATCCATCAACGTGGGATCCATCGAAGGCAGGATCGCCGAGGAGCTCGGCGTGCGGGAGCGGCAGGTCAAAGCTGCCGTGGAGCTGCTCGACGGCGGTTCGACAGTGCCCTTCATCGCCCGCTACCGCAAGGAAGCGACCGAGATGCTCGACGATGCGCAGCTGCGCACGCTCGAGGAGCGGCTGCGCTATCTGCGGGAGCTGGAGGAGCGGCGGACGGCGATCCTGACGTCGGTGCGCGAGCAGGGCAAGCTCACCGAGGAGCTGGAGGCACAGATCCGGGGCGCCGAGACCAAGGCGCGCCTGGAGGACATCTACCTCCCGTACAAGCCAAAGCGACGCACCAAGGCGCAGATCGCGCGTGAGGCCGGTCTTGAGCCGCTGGCCGAAGGCCTGCTCAGTGACCCGACCGTCGAACCGCTCGCGGCCGCCGCCGCGTTCGTCGACGCCGACAAGGGCGTCGCCGATCCGCAGGCCGCCCTCGACGGCGCCCGGGCGATCCTGACCGAGCGGTTCTCGGAGGACGCGGACCTGATCGGCGAGCTGCGCGAGCGCATGTGGGTGCGCGGCCGCCTCGCCGCGAAGGTCCGGGACGGCAAGGAGGAGGCGGGCGCCAAGTTCGCCGACTACTTCGACTTCGCCGAGCCGTACACCGAGCTGCCCTCGCACCGCATCCTCGCGATGCTGCGCGGCGAGAAGGAGGAGGTCCTCGACCTCGTCCTGGAGCCGGAGGAGCCGACGGACGGGCCCTCGTCGTACGAGGGGATCGTCGCCCACAGGTTCCAGATCGCCGACCGCGGGCGCCCCGGCGACAAGTGGCTGACGGACACGGTCCGTTGGGCCTGGCGCACCCGCATCCTCGTACACCTCGGCATCGACCTGCGGCTGCGGCTGCGCACGGCGGCCGAGGACGAGGCCGTCCGGGTGTTCGCGACCAACCTGCGCGACCTGCTGCTCGCCGCCCCGGCCGGCACGCGCGGGACGCTGGGCCTGGACCCCGGGTTCCGTACCGGCGTGAAGGTCGCCGTTGTGGACGCCACCGGCAAGGTGGTGGCCACGGACGTCATCCACCCGCATGTGCCCGCGAACAAGTGGGACGAGGCGATCGCCAGGCTGGCCCGCCTGTCGAAGGAGCACGCGGTCGACCTGATCGCCATCGGCAACGGCACGGCATCCCGCGAGACCGACAAGCTCGCCGGTGAACTCATCGCCAAGCACCCGGAGTTGAACCTCACCAAGGTGATGGTGTCCGAGGCGGGCGCGTCCGTCTACTCGGCGTCCGCGTTCGCCTCGCAGGAGCTGCCCGACATGGACGTGTCGCTGCGCGGCGCCGTGTCGATCGCGCGCCGGCTGCAGGACCCGCTCGCCGAGCTGGTGAAGATCGACCCCAAGTCGATCGGCGTTGGCCAGTACCAGCACGACCTGTCCGAGGTGAAGCTGTCGCGCTCGCTGGACGCGGTGGTGGAGGACTGTGTGAACGGCGTGGGCGTGGACGTCAACACGGCCTCCGCCCCGCTGCTCGCGCGTGTCTCCGGCATCACCTCCGGGCTGGCCGAGAACATCGTGGCGCACCGCGACGCCAACGGACCGTTCAAGTCCCGTACGCAGCTCAAGGGCGTCGCACGGCTCGGCCCCAAGGCCTACGAGCAGTGCGCGGGCTTCCTCCGCATCCGCGGCGGCGACGACCCGCTGGACGCGTCCAGCGTGCACCCGGAGGCGTACCCGGTCGTGCGGCGCATGGTGAAGACGTCGGGACAGGATGTGGCCGCGCTCATCGGCAACACGGCGACGCTGCGCTCGCTCAAGCCGGGTGACTTCGTGGACGAGTCGTTCGGGTTGCCGACCGTCACGGACATCCTCAAGGAGCTGGAGAAGCCGGGTCGCGACCCGCGGCCGGCCTTCAGGACGGCCACCTTCAAGGAGGGTGTGGAGAAGATCGCCGACCTGTCGTCCGGGATGGTCCTGGAGGGGGTCGTCACGAACGTGGCGGCCTTCGGCGCGTTCGTGGACGTCGGCGTCCACCAGGACGGTCTCGTCCATGTGTCGGCCATGTCGAAGACGTTCGTCAAGGACCCGCGGGACGTCGTGAAGTCCGGGGACATCGTGAAGGTGAAGGTCCTCGACATCGACATTCCGCGCAAGCGGATCTCGCTCACGCTGCGGCTGGACGACGAGGCGGCCGAGCGGGGTCAGCAGCAGGGCGGCGGCGACGACCGTCCGCAGCGCGGTGGGCGTCCGCCCCAACAGCGCCAGGGCCAGCGTCAGAGCCAGGGCCAGGGGCAGCGTCAGAGCCAGGGGCAGGGGCAGCGTCAGGGCGGCCGCGGTGGACAGGGCGGTGGGTCGCGCCAGGCGGCGCCGCCGGCCAACAGTGCGATGGCCGATGCCCTGCGCAAGGCGGGGCTGCTGAACCCCAAGAACGGCAAGCGCTGA
- a CDS encoding SDR family oxidoreductase — MDLSTSTALVTGANRGLGRALATELLDRGATVYAAARNPDQVDLPGAKPIALDITDPASVAAAVQATGDVTVLINNAGVSTGANLLASGQDAIRLEMDTHYFGTLSVVRGFAPQIAANGGGAILNILSVLSWLSFPQAGAYSAAKAAQWSLTNALRVELAQQGIRVAGLHVGFMDTDMTRGITEPKSDPADIARIAVDGIAADAHEIVADDLSRQVQSGLAGGVAALYPQLAGTAR, encoded by the coding sequence GTGGACCTGTCCACCAGCACCGCCCTCGTCACCGGAGCCAACCGGGGCCTTGGCCGCGCCCTCGCCACCGAACTGCTCGACCGCGGCGCCACCGTCTACGCCGCAGCCCGCAACCCCGACCAGGTCGACCTGCCCGGCGCCAAGCCGATCGCGCTCGACATCACCGACCCCGCCTCCGTCGCCGCCGCCGTCCAGGCCACCGGCGACGTCACCGTCCTGATCAACAACGCCGGCGTCTCCACCGGCGCCAACCTGCTCGCAAGCGGCCAGGACGCCATCCGCCTGGAGATGGACACCCACTACTTCGGCACCCTCTCGGTGGTCCGCGGCTTCGCCCCCCAGATCGCGGCCAACGGCGGCGGCGCGATCCTGAACATCCTCTCCGTCCTGTCCTGGCTCAGCTTCCCGCAGGCCGGCGCATACAGCGCCGCCAAGGCCGCGCAGTGGTCGTTGACCAACGCCCTGCGCGTGGAACTCGCCCAGCAGGGCATCCGGGTGGCCGGACTGCATGTCGGCTTCATGGACACCGACATGACCCGGGGGATCACCGAGCCCAAGTCCGACCCGGCCGACATCGCCCGGATCGCGGTCGACGGCATCGCCGCCGACGCCCACGAGATCGTCGCGGACGACCTCAGTCGCCAGGTGCAGTCCGGGCTGGCCGGAGGCGTCGCAGCCCTCTACCCGCAGCTGGCCGGGACTGCCCGCTAG
- a CDS encoding putative glycolipid-binding domain-containing protein, whose amino-acid sequence MAISRVITWDVIESKGYETAWAELSDGSLRARGRAVGVVPEPYWISYELQAGEDFVTRRLSVTAETGTSTRTLDLRHDGHGRWAADGEPLPGVDGALDCDLGLCPLTNTMPVLRHGLHQTPGEREFLMAWVSVPDLAVQPSQQTYTHLGPTERGTRVRYSSGTFRSDLEFDGDGFVLDYPSLATRRR is encoded by the coding sequence ATGGCCATCTCCCGTGTCATCACCTGGGACGTCATCGAGAGCAAGGGATACGAGACCGCCTGGGCCGAACTCTCCGACGGCTCCCTGCGGGCCCGCGGACGGGCGGTCGGGGTCGTGCCGGAGCCGTACTGGATCTCGTACGAACTCCAGGCGGGCGAGGACTTCGTGACCCGTCGGCTGAGCGTCACGGCAGAGACCGGGACCAGCACCCGCACCCTCGACCTGCGGCACGACGGTCATGGCCGGTGGGCCGCGGACGGCGAGCCGCTGCCGGGCGTCGACGGTGCGCTCGACTGCGACCTGGGTCTGTGCCCGCTCACCAACACCATGCCGGTGCTGCGACACGGCCTCCATCAGACGCCCGGCGAACGCGAGTTCCTGATGGCGTGGGTGTCGGTGCCGGACCTGGCCGTGCAGCCCTCACAGCAGACGTACACCCACCTCGGTCCCACCGAGCGGGGCACCCGGGTCCGCTACTCCTCGGGCACCTTCAGAAGTGACCTGGAGTTCGACGGCGACGGATTCGTCCTCGACTACCCGAGCCTGGCCACGCGCCGACGCTGA
- a CDS encoding FAD-dependent oxidoreductase: protein MENARNNDVVVVGGGVVGLTTAVVLAERGVRVRVWTRDPVERTTSAVAGALWWPYRIEPVRAARAWALRSLALYEELAARPETTGVRMAEGVLGETDLDDGVKWAVARLPGLRASTPEEYAGSGLWARLPLIDMSTHLPWLRERLLTAGGVVEERAVSDFTEVEGPVVVNCTGLGARELVPDACVRPVRGQLVVVENPGIRTWLVTTGADGEMAYFFPQPGRLLLGGTADEDAWSTTPDPAVAEAIVRRCAALRPEIAGARVLEHRVGLRPARHAVRLEREVLPDGRVLVHNYGHGGAGVTVAWGCAEEAAGLVGPAASG, encoded by the coding sequence GTGGAGAACGCACGGAACAACGATGTCGTCGTGGTCGGCGGCGGGGTCGTCGGGCTGACGACGGCCGTCGTTCTCGCCGAGCGCGGCGTACGGGTGCGGGTGTGGACGCGGGATCCCGTCGAGCGGACTACCTCGGCCGTTGCGGGGGCACTGTGGTGGCCGTACCGGATCGAGCCGGTCCGGGCGGCGCGCGCGTGGGCGCTGCGATCCCTCGCTCTCTACGAGGAGTTGGCGGCGCGGCCCGAGACCACCGGCGTACGCATGGCCGAGGGCGTACTGGGTGAAACCGACCTGGACGACGGTGTGAAGTGGGCGGTCGCCCGGCTCCCGGGGCTGCGGGCCTCCACGCCCGAGGAGTACGCCGGGTCAGGGCTGTGGGCACGGCTCCCGCTCATCGACATGTCGACCCATCTGCCGTGGCTGCGGGAGAGGCTGCTGACGGCGGGCGGCGTGGTCGAGGAGCGGGCGGTGTCCGACTTCACGGAGGTCGAGGGGCCGGTGGTGGTCAACTGCACGGGGCTGGGGGCTCGGGAGCTGGTGCCGGACGCCTGTGTACGTCCGGTACGCGGGCAGTTGGTCGTCGTCGAGAACCCGGGGATCCGCACCTGGCTCGTCACCACCGGAGCGGACGGGGAGATGGCGTACTTCTTCCCGCAGCCCGGGCGGCTCCTGCTGGGCGGCACCGCCGACGAGGACGCGTGGTCGACGACACCGGATCCGGCGGTGGCCGAGGCGATCGTACGGCGGTGTGCGGCGCTGCGGCCGGAGATCGCGGGGGCGCGGGTACTGGAGCACCGGGTGGGGCTGCGGCCGGCGCGGCACGCGGTGCGGCTGGAGCGTGAAGTCCTGCCGGACGGGCGGGTGTTGGTGCACAACTACGGGCATGGCGGGGCGGGTGTGACGGTGGCGTGGGGGTGCGCGGAGGAGGCGGCCGGGCTGGTCGGTCCGGCCGCCTCCGGTTGA
- a CDS encoding ABC-F family ATP-binding cassette domain-containing protein, which translates to MTATLVAKNLAAGHGDRSLFAGLDLVVAPGDVIGLVGANGAGKSTLLRMLAGLLAPEQGELRLSPPTASVGHLPQEPDRRPGESVREFLARRTGVAEAQRVMDEATQALVDGAPGADDAYATSLERWLDLGGADLEERSEEVADSLGLAVGLDQPMTSLSGGQAARAGLASLLLSRYDVFLLDEPTNDLDLDGLERLERFVSGLRAGTVVVSHDREFLTRTVTKVLELDLAQQQITLYGGGYEAYLEERDVARRHARDDFEEYADKRAALQDRAQMQRSWMDKGVKNARRKANNDNDKIGRKFRSEASEKQAAKARQTQRMIERLDVVEEPRKEWDLRMEIASAPRSGAVVATLRDAEVRRGDFTFGPVSLQIDWADRVAVTGANGAGKSTLLGALLGRVPLDAGHATLGSGVLVGEVDQARKLFHGTEALLDAFGDAVPDTEPAEVRTLLAKFGLKADHVLRPAATLSPGERTRAALALLQGRGVNLLVLDEPTNHLDLPAIEQLESALDAYEGTLLLVTHDRRMLDAVHVTRRLEVSAGKVTER; encoded by the coding sequence ATGACTGCCACCCTCGTCGCCAAGAACCTCGCCGCCGGACACGGCGACCGCTCTCTCTTCGCCGGGCTCGACCTCGTCGTCGCGCCCGGCGACGTGATCGGGCTGGTCGGTGCCAACGGCGCGGGCAAGTCCACGCTGCTCAGGATGCTCGCGGGACTGCTCGCGCCCGAGCAGGGGGAGCTCAGGCTCTCCCCGCCGACGGCGTCCGTAGGCCACCTCCCGCAGGAGCCGGACCGCCGCCCCGGCGAGAGCGTCCGTGAGTTCCTGGCCCGCCGCACCGGCGTCGCCGAGGCCCAGCGCGTGATGGACGAGGCCACGCAGGCCCTGGTCGACGGCGCACCCGGCGCCGACGACGCGTACGCGACGAGCCTGGAGCGCTGGCTCGACCTCGGCGGCGCCGACCTGGAGGAGCGGTCGGAGGAGGTCGCGGACTCCCTGGGCCTGGCCGTCGGCCTGGACCAGCCGATGACGTCCCTGTCCGGAGGCCAGGCGGCCCGCGCCGGTCTCGCCTCCCTCCTCCTGTCCCGCTACGACGTCTTCCTCCTCGACGAGCCGACCAACGACCTCGACCTGGACGGCCTGGAGCGCCTCGAACGCTTCGTCTCCGGCCTCCGCGCCGGCACCGTCGTCGTCAGCCACGACCGCGAGTTCCTCACCCGCACGGTGACCAAGGTGCTCGAACTCGACCTGGCCCAGCAGCAGATCACCCTCTACGGCGGCGGATACGAGGCCTACCTGGAGGAGCGGGACGTGGCCCGTCGGCACGCCCGCGATGACTTCGAGGAGTACGCCGACAAGCGCGCCGCCCTCCAGGACCGGGCCCAGATGCAGCGCTCCTGGATGGACAAGGGCGTCAAGAACGCCCGCCGCAAGGCGAACAACGACAACGACAAGATCGGCCGCAAGTTCCGCAGCGAGGCCAGCGAGAAGCAGGCCGCTAAGGCCCGCCAGACCCAGCGCATGATCGAACGGCTCGACGTGGTCGAGGAGCCCCGCAAGGAGTGGGACCTGCGCATGGAGATCGCGTCGGCCCCGCGCTCGGGCGCCGTCGTGGCCACCCTGCGGGACGCGGAGGTACGACGCGGCGACTTCACCTTCGGCCCGGTCTCCCTCCAGATCGACTGGGCGGACCGGGTGGCGGTGACCGGGGCGAACGGCGCAGGCAAGTCGACCCTGCTGGGCGCCCTGCTCGGCCGGGTCCCGCTGGACGCGGGCCACGCCACCCTCGGCTCCGGCGTCCTGGTGGGCGAGGTCGACCAGGCCCGCAAGCTGTTCCACGGCACGGAGGCCCTGCTCGACGCGTTCGGCGACGCGGTGCCCGACACCGAACCGGCCGAAGTGCGCACCCTGCTGGCCAAGTTCGGCCTCAAGGCGGACCACGTCCTGCGCCCGGCGGCGACCCTGTCCCCGGGCGAACGCACCAGGGCCGCCCTGGCCCTGCTCCAGGGGCGGGGCGTCAACCTCCTCGTCCTCGACGAACCGACCAACCACCTCGACCTGCCGGCCATCGAGCAGTTGGAGTCCGCCCTCGACGCCTACGAGGGCACGCTCCTCCTGGTCACCCACGACCGGCGCATGCTGGACGCGGTGCATGTGACCCGCCGCCTGGAAGTCTCGGCAGGAAAAGTGACGGAGCGTTAG
- a CDS encoding oxidoreductase, translating to MTTNQPVALVTGASSGIGKAAALALVDAGFEVVGTSRQASGDARRDGVTFLALDVASDTSVASAVDRVIEKFGRIDVLVNNAGIGSAGAGEERSLAQDQQLFDINVFGLIRMTKAVLPHMRAQGRGRIINISSVLGFVPAPYMAAYAASKHAVEGYSESVDHEVRQHGVRVLLVEPAQTRTAFEANSPKPATPLPVYEHQRQVFERVMGAAMKDGDDPATVAKAIVAAATDPKPKLRYPAGPTAGRVSTLRRLVPSRAFDRQIRKLNQLPA from the coding sequence ATGACCACAAACCAGCCAGTAGCACTCGTGACCGGAGCATCGTCAGGCATCGGCAAGGCGGCCGCGCTCGCGCTCGTCGACGCGGGATTCGAGGTCGTCGGAACGAGCCGCCAAGCCTCCGGGGACGCCCGCCGCGACGGCGTGACGTTCCTCGCCCTCGACGTGGCCAGCGACACCTCGGTCGCCAGCGCGGTCGACCGCGTGATCGAAAAGTTCGGGCGGATCGACGTCCTGGTCAACAACGCCGGCATCGGCTCCGCCGGCGCCGGCGAGGAACGCTCCCTCGCCCAGGACCAGCAGCTGTTCGACATCAACGTCTTCGGCCTGATCCGCATGACCAAGGCCGTCCTGCCGCACATGCGCGCCCAGGGCCGCGGCCGGATCATCAACATCTCGTCCGTGCTCGGGTTCGTCCCCGCGCCGTACATGGCCGCCTACGCCGCGTCCAAGCACGCGGTCGAGGGCTACTCCGAGTCCGTGGACCACGAGGTCCGCCAGCACGGCGTCCGCGTACTGCTCGTCGAGCCCGCCCAGACCAGGACCGCGTTCGAGGCCAACTCCCCGAAGCCCGCCACGCCTCTGCCGGTCTACGAGCACCAGCGGCAGGTCTTCGAGCGCGTGATGGGCGCGGCGATGAAGGACGGCGACGATCCCGCCACCGTCGCCAAGGCGATCGTCGCCGCGGCGACCGACCCGAAGCCGAAGCTGCGCTACCCCGCCGGGCCGACCGCCGGACGCGTCAGCACCCTGCGCCGCCTCGTCCCCTCCCGCGCCTTCGACCGGCAGATCCGCAAGCTCAACCAGCTGCCCGCCTGA
- a CDS encoding TetR/AcrR family transcriptional regulator, with protein sequence MARYAKDHKQATRQRIIEAAGRRFKKDGIDGSGVSMLMADAGLTNGAFYAHFASKEDLVANAVADQLGAQNADLEALAPGRAGLEQFVRAYLSAEHRDDPENGCPTAALLDEIGRCADATKQAFTEGVLAVIDDIAARLAPDNPPSARPQALSVFAMMLGTLQLSRALADPRLADDVLDQGVHNALALLKVGPVR encoded by the coding sequence GTGGCGCGCTACGCGAAAGACCACAAGCAGGCGACGCGGCAGCGGATCATCGAGGCGGCCGGCCGCCGGTTCAAGAAGGACGGCATCGATGGCTCCGGGGTCTCCATGCTCATGGCGGACGCGGGGCTGACCAACGGGGCCTTCTATGCCCACTTCGCCTCCAAGGAGGACCTCGTCGCGAACGCCGTCGCCGACCAGCTGGGCGCGCAGAACGCGGACCTTGAGGCGCTGGCGCCCGGCCGCGCCGGGCTCGAACAGTTCGTCCGCGCGTACCTGTCCGCCGAGCACCGCGACGATCCCGAGAACGGCTGCCCGACCGCCGCCCTGCTCGACGAGATCGGACGTTGCGCGGACGCGACCAAGCAGGCGTTCACCGAGGGCGTACTGGCCGTCATCGACGACATCGCCGCCCGCTTGGCACCCGACAACCCGCCCTCGGCCCGCCCGCAGGCGCTCAGCGTCTTCGCCATGATGCTCGGGACGCTCCAACTCTCCCGCGCCCTGGCCGACCCCAGGCTGGCTGACGACGTCCTCGACCAAGGCGTTCACAACGCCCTCGCGCTGCTGAAAGTCGGACCTGTGCGGTAG
- a CDS encoding LPFR motif small protein, producing the protein MFRAIADVLRQIGGAIATVVTLPFRAVARLFGGASDSAGGRRA; encoded by the coding sequence GTGTTCCGTGCAATAGCCGACGTCCTGCGCCAGATCGGTGGCGCGATCGCCACCGTCGTCACCCTGCCCTTCCGGGCCGTGGCCCGGCTCTTCGGCGGGGCCTCGGACTCCGCGGGTGGCCGCAGGGCCTGA
- a CDS encoding oxidoreductase, translating to MSAEYATFGLAPAMRAGGVLTNGDYQVHRDFVDFIVEGRPLLFQLSDLDAVSPLASDVPPAIFTEQVRGLLLETDPPLPDGRYIIYGCPECADLACGAVTAVIERDGQEGEDYIWRDFAWQTAEHADPELNGYHGIGPFRFRGAEYREALSALLDGPSRGTRRRVLLIGARVALLAKLAAALRTIGIGADIAHDVNGVHADELRGYGAVAFGRAVTQEERAAVRRSFEQAGVEVAYVEGLAPIVPLLVAQIEHAVDRSPVELRRLTRLVAADGEAGVEVTSPCRVRLTAYRLDRLYRSHAHEVFDGVLEPGRHRIALDARAVKGEAFVVARTAGSVLVEAMAR from the coding sequence ATGTCTGCCGAGTACGCGACCTTCGGCCTGGCACCGGCGATGCGTGCCGGTGGAGTTCTCACCAACGGTGACTACCAGGTTCACCGGGACTTCGTGGACTTCATCGTCGAAGGACGCCCGCTGCTGTTCCAGCTCTCCGACCTCGACGCCGTCTCCCCACTCGCCTCCGACGTCCCACCCGCGATCTTCACCGAACAGGTCCGCGGCCTCCTCCTGGAGACGGATCCACCGCTTCCGGACGGCCGTTACATCATCTACGGCTGCCCCGAGTGCGCGGACCTGGCCTGCGGCGCGGTCACCGCGGTCATCGAGAGGGATGGCCAGGAAGGGGAGGACTACATCTGGCGGGACTTCGCCTGGCAGACCGCCGAACACGCCGACCCGGAACTCAACGGCTACCACGGGATAGGGCCCTTCCGTTTCCGGGGCGCCGAGTACCGCGAGGCGCTGTCGGCCCTGCTCGACGGCCCTTCCCGGGGCACGCGCCGCCGGGTCCTGCTGATCGGCGCCCGGGTCGCCCTGCTCGCCAAGCTCGCCGCCGCCCTGCGCACCATCGGCATCGGCGCCGACATCGCCCACGACGTGAACGGCGTCCACGCCGACGAACTGCGCGGCTACGGCGCGGTCGCCTTCGGCCGTGCGGTCACCCAGGAGGAACGTGCCGCCGTACGCCGCTCCTTCGAGCAGGCCGGCGTCGAGGTGGCGTACGTCGAAGGCCTCGCCCCGATCGTCCCCCTACTCGTGGCCCAGATCGAACACGCCGTGGACCGCAGCCCGGTGGAGCTGCGCCGACTGACCCGGCTGGTGGCGGCCGACGGCGAGGCGGGCGTCGAGGTCACCTCGCCCTGCCGGGTCCGCCTGACCGCGTACCGGCTGGACCGCCTCTACCGCAGCCATGCCCACGAGGTCTTCGACGGCGTCCTCGAACCGGGCCGCCATCGCATCGCCCTGGACGCCAGGGCGGTGAAGGGAGAGGCCTTCGTGGTGGCGCGGACGGCGGGGAGTGTGCTGGTGGAGGCCATGGCACGCTGA
- a CDS encoding GlxA family transcriptional regulator: protein MQTVLVVLFDDVQSLDVTGPVEVFNGADAHCPGTYRIRTVSRDGRAVRTSSGLTLVPDHSFADAPPAHILLVPGGAGTRRPDPGLVVWLRENGPRAERLVSVCTGALLLAEAGLLDGRRVTSHWSVCEKLARDHPAVEVDPDPIFIRDGQLATSAGVTSGIDLALALVEEDVGREIALSIARHLVVFLRRPGNQAQFSAQLAAQTAQREPLRQVQQWITEHPGADLSVDVLAARARLSPRHFARAFQTETGMTPGRYVDRVRLEQARRLIEDTSDGIEEISRACGYGTPEAMRRAFVRTLGAAPAEYRRRFRPAPTH, encoded by the coding sequence ATGCAGACCGTCCTGGTCGTCCTCTTCGACGACGTGCAGAGCCTCGACGTCACGGGCCCGGTGGAGGTCTTCAACGGCGCCGACGCGCACTGCCCGGGGACGTACCGCATCCGCACCGTCAGCCGGGACGGGCGGGCCGTGCGCACCTCCAGCGGCCTCACCCTCGTCCCGGACCACTCCTTCGCGGACGCCCCGCCCGCGCACATCCTGCTGGTCCCGGGCGGTGCGGGCACCCGGCGCCCCGACCCGGGCCTGGTGGTCTGGCTGCGGGAAAACGGCCCGCGGGCCGAGCGCCTCGTCTCGGTGTGCACCGGAGCACTCCTGCTCGCCGAGGCGGGCCTGCTGGACGGCCGCCGGGTCACGAGCCACTGGTCGGTGTGCGAGAAACTCGCCCGCGACCACCCGGCCGTGGAGGTGGACCCGGACCCGATCTTCATCCGTGACGGACAGCTCGCCACCTCGGCCGGCGTCACGTCCGGCATCGACCTCGCCCTCGCGCTCGTCGAGGAGGACGTCGGCCGCGAGATCGCCCTCTCCATCGCCCGCCATCTCGTCGTCTTCCTGCGGCGACCGGGAAACCAGGCCCAGTTCAGCGCCCAGCTCGCCGCACAGACGGCGCAGCGGGAGCCGCTGCGCCAAGTCCAGCAGTGGATCACCGAACATCCCGGCGCGGACCTGTCCGTGGACGTGCTCGCGGCCCGCGCCCGGCTCTCGCCCCGCCACTTCGCCCGGGCCTTCCAGACCGAGACCGGCATGACGCCGGGCCGCTACGTCGACCGCGTCCGTCTGGAACAAGCCCGCCGCCTGATCGAGGACACCTCCGACGGGATCGAGGAGATCTCCCGCGCCTGCGGCTACGGCACCCCGGAGGCGATGCGCCGCGCCTTCGTACGCACCCTCGGCGCGGCGCCCGCCGAATACCGGCGCCGATTCCGCCCGGCGCCCACCCACTGA